A region of Daphnia carinata strain CSIRO-1 chromosome 10, CSIRO_AGI_Dcar_HiC_V3, whole genome shotgun sequence DNA encodes the following proteins:
- the LOC130698083 gene encoding dystrophin-like produces the protein MHKRMYSEHRELLTALNQFANIRYVAYRTAAKLKFIQSQTKLDCIKLTQIYRVIDEFGLRSSEKDLILTMSEIRQLVFNIYLHAQKSQLVHLDYKISSSIVLDLIGETFDRSCRRKGCTLLEFLVFFTILCGETTLGEKYRRLLQLVSDHNSCIQRRSLALLLKSIASLPHLVNEAPAFGHWTVLAAVQQCFEQCESPVGLPEDVVFGWMVREPQSIVWWSTLYRINASNKVIHPVRCSVCNIQSIQGLRYQCLQCLSYNQCQQCFWLGLISKNHKVTHQMQEYCAKTTSKEATQALWKKMSNWLTLKKNRSPSARYLPLEKGHQFKSSEISLFSEPSSMDSQATVTENTVTYQLGHQPREIASVVGHLMEEKGKLECVVQQSDYANSLGPVVKEHCDQLELQLRRLRQLVAQKDATKENVPPQVTRVLTRLESTPLLPSQQRKNDLEQLSFSPIDEPKSVIQRSSRERQSLRTSTVKANIVTNGTLNYCTPRLQRKMKDNSSSTGNYNETVVSIPRFTTEFTLRDLSRNLQQPAAPSSLAQSPTTIDSALNAELEEILAQLDQLFPTQPLNDLPCTTATPGGTVHPASENATLVKATNQVAGVLAEFIDGFNE, from the exons ATGCATAAAAGAATGTATAGCGAGCATCGTGAACTACTAACAGCTCTAAATCAATTCGCTAATATACGTTACGTGGCGTACCGAACAGCCGCAAAACTAAAATTTATTCAATCGCAAACCAAGTTGGATTGCATCAAGCTCACGCAAATCTATCGAGTCATAGATGAGTTTGGCTTGAGATCATCTGAAAAAGATCTTATACTCACGATGAGTGAAATTAGACAGTTGGTTTTCAACATCTACTTACATGCACAGAAATCTCAGTTGGTTCACCTGGACTACAAAATCTCATCCAGCATTGTTTTGGACTTGATTGGTGAAACTTTTGACAG aTCCTGTAGAAGAAAAGGATGCACTCTCCTGGAATTCTTGGTATTTTTCACCATACTTTGTGGAGAAACTACTCTTGGGGAGAAATACAGAAGGCTACTACAACTAGTTTCAGACCATAACAGCTGCATTCAGAGACGCAGCCTTGCTTTGCTGCTCAAATCTATTGCAAGTCTTCCCCACTTGGTTAATGAAGCACCTGCCTTTGGGCATTGGACTGTACTAGCTGCTGTCCAACAGTGTTTTGAACAG TGTGAAAGTCCTGTTGGACTGCCGGAGGATGTTGTCTTTGGTTGGATGGTCCGTGAACCTCAGTCAATTGTATGGTGGTCTACACTCTATAGAATCAATGCTTCAAATAAAG tAATTCATCCAGTCCGTTGCTCAGTTTGCAATATTCAGTCCATCCAAGGCTTACGGTACCAATGTTTGCAATGCTTGTCCTATAACCAATGCCAGCAGTGTTTCTGGCTAGGATTGATAAGTAAGAATCACAAAGTGACGCATCAAATGCAAGAGTACTGCGCGAAG ACTACATCTAAAGAGGCTACTCAGGCACTTTGGAAAAAGATGAGTAACTGGTTAACTTTGAAAAAGAACCGTTCACCTTCTGCTCGCTACCTTCCGTTAGAGAAAGGCCATCAATTTAAATCCTCAGAAATATCACTTTTCAGTGAGCCAAGTAGTATGGACAGTCAAGCCACCGTTACGGAAAATACGGTCACCTATCAGTTGG GGCATCAGCCAAGAGAAATAGCCAGCGTAGTTGGCCACttaatggaagaaaaaggaaaactagaATGTGTCGTACAGCAG AGCGATTACGCAAATAGTTTAGGTCCAGTCGTGAAAGAACATTGTGATCAACTGGAATTACAACTACGCCGACTTCGCCAGTTGGTCGCCCAGAAAGACGCTACCAAAGAAAACGTTCCGCCCCAAGTAACTCGTGTTCTTACTCGCCTCGAAAGCACCCCATTGTTACCCAGTCAGCAACGGAAAAATGACCTTGAACAGCTCAGCTTTAGCCCTATTGACGAACCAAAAAGCGTTATTCAGCGTTCCTCGCGCGAAAGACAAAGCTTGCGTACTTCTACGGTTAAGGCAAATATTGTCACCAATGGAACTTTGAATTATTGCACTCCTCGCTTACAGAGAAAGATGAAAGACAACAGTAGCAGCACTGGAAACTATAACGAAACGGTAGTGAGCATTCCACGCTTTACTACCGAATTTACTCTCCGCGATTTGAGCCGGAATCTCCAGCAACCTGCGGCTCCTAGTAGTCTAGCGCAATCTCCAACAACTATCGATTCAGCGCTAAATGCCGAATTAGAAGAAATATTAGCCCAACTTGATCAACTTTTCCCGACACAGCCGTTGAACGATTTACCTTGTACTACCGCCACTCCCGGTGGAACAGTACATCCCGCATCTGAAAATGCAACACTGGTTAAAGCTACTAACCAAGTAGCTGGAGTCTTGGCAGAGTTTATTGATGGCTTTAACGAATGA
- the LOC130698168 gene encoding uncharacterized protein LOC130698168, with protein sequence MSASVRNFRVILLLFLTVLSNSVTSNVFFPAETSEELVHYRSLKDILFRSQAEDTARSIESPVVASFRPSNPSPTLASSPQNGVGVSRIRFLETDAFFVPNFPEHSHADFISSPAFAQTEGRRPNRFHSDVDARTVLTRAAANESTIDVRVVEDPGQDRWPWPYSKSVKQTVNVQSRQLAKPTTLVVKKSVAKPYRLLTRTSSCPKLLHDLTVTCSLPKQHDQFQTVEFQWYKTQHKSVTETQNNLLDSTVKIPIAFGTQVIHKDARYIASVASHSANLTIRQLKPQDCGSYICEAVDIPNATVISTTEFLIFLCY encoded by the exons ATGTCCGCTTCCGTGCGCAACTTCCGAGTTATTTTGCTATTGTTTTTAACTGTGTTATCAAATTCTGTAACGTCTAATGTGTTTTTCCCCGCGGAAACAAGCGAAGAGCTGGTTCATTATCGGTCATTAAAAGATATCCTCTTCCGGTCGCAAGCAGAAGATACTGCCCGTTCGATAGAATCGCCTGTTGTTGCAAGTTTCCGACCATCCAATCCCAGCCCAACTCTGGCATCTTCGCCTCAAAACGGAGTCGGCGTTTCCAGAATTCGCTTCTTGGAAACAGATGCATTCTTTGTTCCTAATTTTCCGGAACATTCGCATGCGGATTTTATCTCATCCCCTGCGTTTGCTCAAACTGAAGGAAGGAGACCGAATAGATTCCACTCAGATGTTGACGCCAGAACGGTTTTGACGCGGGCTGCTGCGAACGAATCTACTATTGATGTTAGAGTGGTTGAAGACCCCGGTCAGGATCGTTGGCCCTGGCCATACTCAAAATCCGTCAAACAGACTGTCAACGTCCAAAGTCGACAACTAGCAAAGCCAACCACCTTAGTTGTCAAAAAGTCGGTAGCAAAGCCTTATCGTCTGCTGACCAGAACATCTTCGTGCCCTAAACTTCTGCACGATTTGACAGTTACCTGTTCATTACCAAAGCAGCATGACCAATTCCAGACAGTG GAGTTCCAATGGTACAAAACACAACACAAGAGCGTGACTGAAACCCAAAATAATTTACTTGATTCCACTGTCAAGATTCCAATAGCCTTTGGGACTCAAGTAATCCATAAG GATGCTCGTTATATTGCGTCCGTTGCTTCGCACTCGGCGAACTTAACCATTCGTCAACTTAAACCCCAAGATTGTGGGTCTTACATCTGCGAAGCGGTGGACATCCCCAACGCGACAGTCATATCTACTacagaatttttaatttttctctGCTACTAA
- the LOC130698217 gene encoding sorting nexin-12-like: MDNTEATRRLHTKKQTLDDAYAAPANFLEIDVINPITHGVAKKRYTDYEVRMRTNLPVFKIKESSVRRRYSDFEWLRSELERDSKIVVPPLPGKAIKRQLPFRNDDGIYDEDFIEDRRKALEGFVNKIAGHPLAQNERCLHMFLQEPVIDKNYVPGKIRPN, encoded by the exons ATGGATAATACAGAAGCTACCAGAAGACTGCACACCAAAAAGCAAACCTTGGACGATGCATATGCCGCCCCTGCGAATTTCTTGGAAATTGACGTGATAAATCCCATTACTCACGGTGTcgcaaaaaaaagatacacgGATTATGAAGTTCGGATGAGG ACAAATTTACCAGTGTTTAAGATCAAAGAGTCAAGCGTGAGACGAAGGTACTCAGACTTTGAATGGTTGAGGAGTGAATTGGAGAGGGACAGCAAA ATTGTGGTTCCACCTCTGCCTGGAAAGGCTATCAAACGTCAACTCCCATTCAGAAATGATGATGGTATCTATGATGAAGATTTCATTGAGGACAGGCGTAAAGCCCTGGAAGGATTTGTGAacaa AATTGCCGGACATCCATTAGCACAGAATGAACGCTGCCTCCACATGTTTCTACAAGAGCCAGTTATTGATAAGAATTATGTTCCAGGCAAGATTCGACCCAACTAA
- the LOC130698134 gene encoding polyglutamylase complex subunit TTLL1-like: MSRITYFTDMEKSVVTANFVKRGWTSATSDEDWNFYWANTQTCRSLFSAESSYRLGDYQLINHFPNHYELTRKDLMVKNIKRYRREQDKEREIRERSQFNLEFVPVTFVLPADYNLFAEEYRRCPTCTWIMKPCGRSQGSGIFLVTKLSRIKKWSNEGNSASAYGRHAAQTPSVASGNPQQPAPPRESYVISKYIESPLLIGGKKFDLRLYVLVTSFRPIRAYLFRRGFCRFCSAKYDRSTHQMDNMLVHLTNVAIQKQGDDYNPHHGGKWSVEDLLFYVASLRGSDAAELLWQEICWVIGHSLKAVAPMMLSDPHCFECYGYDIIIDANLKPWLIEVNASPSLSTTTNTDHFLKLSLIDAILNVVLPPDGVPNAKWNKRPSADALRGWIVLIDEEAKVGSAYARQNKGNKAKSSRSDNGRNK; the protein is encoded by the exons ATGTCGAGAATTACTTATTTCACGGACATGGAAAAGTCTGTGGTGACTGCTAATTTTGTGAAACGCGGTTGGACCTCTGCCACTTCCGATGAAGACtggaatttctactg GGCCAACACCCAGACCTGTCGCAGTTTGTTCTCGGCCGAAAGTTCATACCGTCTTGGTGACTACCA GCTGATCAATCATTTTCCGAATCATTACGAGCTTACCAGAAAAGATTTGATGGTTAAAAACATCAAACGCTATAGACGTGAACAGGACAAAGAACGAGAAATTCGGGAGCGGTCGCAATTCAACCTTGAATTTGTGCCCGTCACGTTTGTTTTACCAGCAGATTATAATCTCTTTGCCGAAGAATATCGACGGTGTCCAACATGTACATGGATCATGAAGCCCTGTGGCCGTTCCCAAGGATCAGGAATCTTTCTCGTCACTAAG CTTTCGAGGATCAAAAAGTGGTCCAATGAAGGAAATTCGGCATCGGCTTACGGCCGTCATGCTGCACAAACTCCATCAGTGGCCAGTGGTAATCCGCAGCAGCCAGCGCCACCGAGGGAATCTTATGtcatttcaaaatatattgaaTCACCCCTTTTGATTGGTGGCAAGAAATTTGATCTCCGACTATACGTTTTGGTGACATCTTTTCGTCCTATTCGAGCCTATTTGTTTCGCCGGGGATTCTGTCGCTTCTGTAGCGCCAAATACGATCGCAGCACTCATCAG aTGGATAATATGCTCGTCCATTTAACCAACGTTGCTATTCAAAAACAAGGG GATGATTACAATCCACATCATGGAGGAAAGTGGAGTGTGGAAGATTTACTTTTTTACGTCGCAAGTCTCCGTGGCAGTGATGCAGCTGAATTACTGTGGCAAGAAATCTGTTGGGTTATTG ggcaTTCGCTAAAAGCTGTGGCACCGATGATGTTAAG CGATCCACACTGTTTCGAGTGCTATGGGTACGACATTATCATCGATGCTAACCTGAAACCGTGGCTGATTGAG GTGAATGCATCCCCCTCGCTGTCTACAACAACTAATACGGATCACTTCCTCAAACTAAGCTTAATTGACGCAATTCTTAACGTTGTATTACCACCAGATGGAGTACCAAA CGCCAAATGGAACAAACGTCCGTCTGCTGATGCCTTGCGAGGATGGATCGTCTTAATTGATGAGGAAGCTAAAGTCGGGTCTGCTTATGCTCGCCAGAATAAAGGTAACAAAGCCAAGTCATCGCGATCTGACAATGGTAGGAACAAATAA
- the LOC130698190 gene encoding TM2 domain-containing protein CG10795-like codes for MSNVFFNFASVSYVFLRILQVVTSDILNTSTSAIQTNCSSLQMGQYLCNPEIDPLTQQPKGCSRNNIANTICIAAEGIQCIDSGNNTFSKEIPCLWTNGYSFETSLLLSVFLGMFGADRFYLGYPAIGLFKLCTLGCMFLGQIVDIILIATQTIGPADGSYYVINYFGPKSIPLKLDNDTYRMPQVDWPEL; via the exons ATGTCTAAtgtattctttaattttgCAAGTGTTTCTTACGTGTTCTTAAGGATATTACAAGTTGTTACAAGTGACATTCTTAATACTTCTACGAGTGCCATCCAAACAAATTGCTCGTCTTTGCAGATGGGACAATATTTATGCAATCCCGAAATTGATCCCTTAACTCAACAGCCAAAGGGGTGTAGCCGAAACAACATTGCAAACA cTATTTGTATTGCAGCAGAAGGAATCCAGTGTATAGACAGTGGAAACAATACCTTCTCAAAAGAAATTCCTTGCTTGTGGAC GAATGGATATTCATTTGAGACATCTTTATTACTCTCTGTCTTCCTTGGAATGTTTGGTGCTGACCGCTTCTACCTGGGTTATCCGGCAATAGGTCTTTTCAAGCTGTGCACCTTGGGTTGTATGTTTCTAG GTCAAATTGTGGATATCATACTAATTGCCACTCAAACCATTGGACCTGCTGATGGATCTTATTATGTTATAAACTATTTCGGACCCAAGTCAATACCTCTAAAACTTGACAATGACACCTATCGAATGCCTCAAGTTGACTGGCCAGAACTTTAA
- the LOC130698005 gene encoding AP-3 complex subunit delta-1-like: protein MALTKLKGNLERILDKNLADLVRGIRNNKENEVKYIAQCIEEIKAELKQDNIAVKANAVAKLSYLQMIGYDISWAGFNIIEVMSSNKFTFKRIGYLAASQSFHQDTEVLMLTTNMIRKDLSSQNQYDAGVTLSGLACFINQDLARDLANDLMTLLSSTKPYIRKKAVLLMYKVFLSFPDALRPAFPRLKEKLEDPDPGVQSAAVNVICELARKNPKNYLSLAPIFFKLMTSSTNNWMLIKIIKLFGALTPLEPRLGKKLIEPLTNLIHSTSAMSLLYECINTVIAVLISISTGMPSHSASIQLCVQKLRILIEDSDQNLKYLGLLAMSKILKTHPKSVQAHKDLILLCLDDKDESIRLRALDLLYGMVSKKNLMEIVKKLMVHMDRAEGTQYRDELLSKIIEICSQDNYHFITNFEWYISVLVDLSRMEGLRQGHVVASQLMDVTIRVPAIRPFSVEQMALLLETSSGFAVRGITGQVAFSSMCEVLYAAAWICGEFASHLKEPEAVLECVLKSKVTVLPGHIQAVFIHNLMKLYAHILRKASTAEEKERARQTLCVLQERLTPFMQSADLEVQERASCAVHVLKVISKLQDTGEADVVHELMQLFNGELNPVAPKAQRKVPLPDGLDLDAWINEPEPESDDEPKADKGSLDIFYKSSTSVSDFRDGYQGEGVYEETEHMPPEDARQLAARQQVRREALRVEQANNPHYLKGSSQARRSPSSQLLSPAEEIPVVAINLSVPLQVSTSKKLSDKYLELERRKEASSEKKHRSKRDKKKKKKKDSSDEEETVQIVAPQVISTMELPEGARLSDSEDDGRPQTDPHRALNIDLDTPSYPKEKPVVRASLEPAVSTPPTKIKKSKSRNGIEGAKEEKAKRKKTKQEKEEKADKAAPDKGVNLNDDLDFWLSASNGNEGKEKKVVSKGEMTIDEAATSDQKKPAKNKKDKKEKKEKKSKKEKKEKKDTQDRDEQNNHLSEHTTTPITVAWKPLVDDKRLVMKYRVVVVPHDQHQVLIPVMLHNRSSKMIHSMNFNVVDSANARLCRGQHEQDGVELPHQLAGQSRVEIPLAFSVMDSTMVHQLRGVLTYMTQGENGSVSEKLDFKLQIPCSVFLTADPMSNDQFAELLASQELPGKAKILCEGIPLTQALDRASRELNMRLVEMDSSGTSASLYSRHLSDHHLCILMKSQADGRLSIYGKSSNPSLASSVMEEMRQMFA, encoded by the exons ATGGCTCTCACGAAATTAAAAGGAAACTTGGAGCGGATATTAGACAAAAATTTGGCTGACTTAGTTAGAGGCATAAgaaacaacaaggaaaatgAA GTCAAATACATCGCTCAATGCATTGAAGAAATCAAGGCAGAACTTAAGCAAGACAACATAGCAGTCAAAGCCAATGCAGTTGCAAAACTCTCTTAT CTACAAATGATTGGATATGATATCAGTTGGGCTGGCTTTAATATAATTGAGGTTATGAGCTCTAACAAATTCACTTTCAAAAGGATAGGATACTTGGCTGCATCCCAAAGCTTCCATCAAGATACTGAG GTCCTCATGTTAACAACAAATATGATCAGAAAGGACCTGAGTAGCCAAAATCAATATGATGCAGGTGTAACATTATCTGGATTGGCATGTTTCATTAATCAAGATTTAGCAAGAGATCTTGCAAATGATCTGATGACTTTG TTATCTTCAACTAAACCTTATATAAGGAAAAAGGCAGTGTTGCTTATGTATAAAGTTTTCCTATCGTTTCCTGATGCCTTGCGACCTGCGTTCCCCAGACTTAAAGAGAAACTGGAAGATCCGGATCCCG GTGTACAATCAGCTGCTGTCAACGTTATTTGCGAGCTGGCCAGAAAGAACCCCAAAAACTATCTCAGTTTAGCACCTATTTTCTTCAAGCTCATGACATCTTCTACTAATAATTGGATGCtcatcaaaataataaaatta TTTGGAGCTTTAACACCTTTAGAGCCTCGCCTTGGCAAAAAGCTGATTGAACCTTTAACTAATTTAATTCACAG CACCTCAGCGATGTCGCTACTCTATGAATGCATCAATACAGTTATCGCTGTTCTTATATCCATATCGACCGGCATGCCTAGTCACAGTGCATCTATTCAG CTGTGTGTTCAAAAATTACGCATATTGATCGAAGACTCCgatcaaaatttgaaataccTAGGCCTACTGGCCATGTCGAAGATATTAAAAACACATCCCAAATCTGTTCAGGCGCACAAAGATTTAATCTTACTTTGCCTCGATGATAAAGATGAATCGATACGATTACGTGCTCTAGATCTGCTCTACGGAATG gtTTCCAAAAAGAATCTGATGgagattgtaaaaaaattgatggtACATATGGATCGAGCGGAAGGCACGCAGTACCGAGATGAGCTTCTTTCTAAAATCATCGAAATTTGCTCTCAAGATAATTATCATTTCATCACAAATTTTGAATG GTACATAAGCGTATTGGTGGACTTGAGTCGTATGGAAGGCCTTCGCCAAGGTCATGTAGTCGCATCCCAACTAATGGACGTAACTATACGCGTTCCAGCTATTCGTCCATTCTCTGTTGAACAAATGGCTCTTTTGTTGGAAACGTCGAGTGGCTTTGCCGTTCGCGGAATTACTGGGCAGGTAGCCTTCTCTTCCATGTGTGAGGTGCTTTATGCTGCCGCATGGATTTGCGGAGAATTTGCATC GCATCTTAAAGAGCCCGAAGCAGTTTTGGAATGTGTTTTAAAAAGCAAAGTGACTGTGTTACCTGGTCACATTCAGGCTGTTTTCATCCACAATCTAATGAAACTCTACGCTCATATTCTGCGCAAAGCGTCAACggcagaagagaaagaaagagcgCGACAG ACGTTGTGTGTATTGCAAGAACGGTTGACTCCGTTCATGCAGAGCGCCGATTTGGAGGTTCAAGAGCGCGCCAGCTGTGCAGTCCACGTTCTCAAAGTGATTTCCAAGTTGCAAGATACGGGTGAAGCTGACGTCGTTCACGAACTTATGCAACTCTTCAACGGAGAGCTGAATCCTGTGGCACCTAAAGCACAGCGAAAAGTTCCTTTACCTGATGg GCTGGATTTGGATGCATGGATTAATGAGCCCGAACCAGAATCAGATGATGAACCAAAAGCTGACAAAGGATCCCTTGACATCTTTTACAAGTCGAGCACATCGGTGTCAGATTTCCGCGACGGTTATCAAGGCGAAGGCGTTTATGAGGAAACGGAGCATATGCCACCCGAAGATGCCCGCCAATTGGCGGCCCGTCAGCAAGTACGTCGTGAAGCTCTTCGCGTCGAGCAGGCTAATAATCCGCATTACCTCAAGGGTTCCAGTCAAGCGCGACGCTCTCCTTCTTCCCAACTGCTGTCTCCAGCCGAAGAGATCCCGGTTGTGGCCATCAACTTGTCCGTTCCACTCCAAGTGTCCACCAGTAAAAAATTGTCCGACAAATATTTAGAACtagaaaggagaaaagaagCCTCTTCTGAGAAAAAACATCGGTCTAAAcgggacaagaaaaagaagaaaaagaaag ATTCAAGCGATGAGGAAGAGACTGTTCAAATCGTCGCACCACAAGTGATATCCACCATGGAATTGCCTGAAGGGGCTCGTTTGTCCGATTCGGAAGACGATGGCCGACCACAGACAGACCCGCATCGCGCGTTAAACATTGATTTAGACAC CCCGTCTTATCCGAAAGAAAAACCTGTGGTGCGCGCGAGTCTGGAGCCAGCAGTGTCCACACCACCGACCAAGATAAAAAAATCCAAGTCTAGAAACGGGATAGAAGGTGCCAAGGAGGAGAAagccaagagaaagaaaacgaagcaggaaaaggaggaaaaggCGGATAAGGCGGCGCCAGATAAGGGTGTTAACCTCAATGACGATCTTGACTTCTGGTTGTCGGCCAGTAACGGCAACGAGGGTAAGGAAAAGAAAGTAGTCAGTAAAGGTGAAATGACTATCGATGAAGCCGCCACGAGTGACCAGAAGAAGccagcaaaaaataaaaaagataaaaaggaaaagaaagagaaaaagagcaaaaaagaaaaaaaggaaaagaaagatacTCAAGACCGCGATGAGCAGAACAACCATTTATCGGAACATACGACTACTCCGATAACAGTCGCGTGGAAACCCCTAGTAGATGATAAACGTCTTGTCATG AAATATCGTGTTGTAGTTGTACCCCATGATCAGCATCAAGTACTAATACCGGTAATGCTACATAATCGCAGCAGCAAAATGATTCATTCGATGAACTTTAATGTGGTGGATTCGGCAAACGCGCGTCTTTGTCGTGGTCAGCACGAGCAAGATGGTGTCGAATTGCCTCATCAGCTGGCCGGCCAAAGTCGAGTGGAAATTCCGCTTGCCTTTTCTGTCATGGACAGCACCATGGTGCACCAGCTTCGAGGTGTtctgacttacatgactcag GGAGAAAATGGATCTGTCTCGGAAAAATTGGACTTTAAACTTCAGATTCCCTGCAGCGTTTTCCTTACTGCCGATCCCATGAGCAACGACCAGTTTGCCGAATTATTGGCTTCTCAAGAGTTGCCCGGCAAAGCCAAGATATTATGCGAAGGGATACCTTTAACCCAG GCGCTGGATCGTGCCAGTAGAGAGCTTAACATGCGTTTAGTGGAAATGGATAGTTCGGGAACATCTGCCTCGTTATATAGCCGCCATTTATCCGACCATCATCTTTGCATTCTCATGAAATCACAG GCGGATGGTCGACTGAGCATCTATGGGAAAAGCAGCAATCCATCGTTGGCAAGTTCTGTTATGGAAGAGATGCGGCAAATGTTTGCTTAA